From the genome of Rhododendron vialii isolate Sample 1 chromosome 10a, ASM3025357v1:
AAATCGAACCccgcactccactccactttcAAACGTACCGATCTTGATGGATGAAATTTTTGTCACATTGTAGTTTCGTGGAGGATTCGGACTCTTAAGCAACAACAAATTTTGTGGAGCCCTACCACACATGCAGTAATAGCCGGATTTAGACTCTAGTTTTATTCAGTTTTGAACTATTATTGGCTCATTTATGATCTAAATGGTTCATATCGTAGCCTTCGCAAAGAATTACATTCGTGTGCGCTCGTATCGTTGCCTTCGCAGAGAATTACTTTCATGTGCGCTCGATTCGACACCAATTCATGTGTAACattatgtagacaccccattctgaaCTGTCCAGATagcgttatttgtcgatcttttatttccccaatgatgatcttagtcgaaaacagtttaaggacaaaggtgtggttgagctttgagcgtcccaagcctctttcaaacccatatcaaacccttcaaaccagagccaaacagccccagcaaaaccaaacTGGCTCACGCCAGTGTCctgaaggcgtacgccagttatctgccacgtgtcagtcatcgaccggtggcccatcttttactggcgcacgccagttaatagtggcgcacgccagtcaaatccagtcaaatcaactttattcagccacttgggcgggacttttttgccaccctgacgtcggctacagcgtccctgatgattaccctcggcagagacgctccccctctctcctacaccccccatcaagccaagtcccatgcatttaatgcatggaaggctcccttcctcttccaaccagccaaacaggccttagcacctaactgatctcagtcactccccctctataaataccccccttgcattcatttgcaaggggttggcctcattaagaagaagaagctctctccctcctcctttcttgctctccatctctttttcttccattgaaagagaaaggaaaacagtccacttccacacaccctgctgacatccagtcaccatctaagcttccatctccaagctttaaagttcaataccaccttcaatcctcaaacaaaaaggtataccacctttgtgtccctttctgtttttggcccctgaggggagccagtgaggcccaggctagtaagtaatactagtcctggcctcaaactggtaaaatacgacaatcgtatcagatggaacatggcgcacgccagtaaccctatgccgtacgccagttatggcagtacgagcacaactggcgtggggatcatggatcgtcatctcttttgttctatctttctgtcaatcacccttgcatgctaaataaccagtttattgctttctgtgtgtttagaactgtttagatacaaaggttattgcttattctttatctgtttggaaggcctctgggatccttctggtcatgttccagagcccagatgatgtaaaagccaagcactggattagggtcaaacgtgcgtacggcagtccatgactggcgtacggcagttaaagctaggatccagtggctggcctttgcatcttagttcagtcttggcctcttttctgtccccactctgtttagggggtttcttgtctatgtttatggcttcaagccatcccagctgtctgtaaatatatatatcctgcttatttaaattgcatggtttgtcctgggtgtgcgctggtcctttttcagagcccagagggttgcaaacaaggactgtgaaactagatgagtggagtacgcccgtctccctgtggcgtgcgcaagtcaaatcaacatgcagtggctcggccagtgcatgctggtagaatctgctcacgcccctgcggggcagcgtactgcaatttgcctagtttgctcagtgcttgttctcaatctatatttagcattgcaatcaagtcatccataaacattttgccacataaatcacaacttgttacagtgctttaatccccattaactgttctcccgccctaactggctaaaaaatgatcaaaatgagagaaatgcaaatgttttataaaatgcccgagtagagaccgatctccggattgggcgagaggggtgccataaaacccttcccctctcgtaacatggctcccgaacctcagatatcgaaggtgacgacggaccggtctatgccttttcaaaatcaaataaacgtggcaaacgttttcgagtttggttccttgggtgctctcaccgctaaaacccgagtggcgactctgaatcgaggcgtttcgccgcgctcttccaaacaaaaagggccgcacccgattccGCAAAGCGGAATTTCCGGGATGGCGTGCCCACACATTAGCTCGATTCGACACCAATTCATGTGTAATATTAGCTCGACTCGACACCAATAGCTATATAAGTGGCATAATTAACGACGAATAAACCACAATGGTTCAAAACTGGAACAAACTGAATGACAGTAGACTGGACTGAAGATTGGTCCAAACCCAACAAGCTTATGTTGGGCTTTCTCTAGAGCAAGGGTTGTTCAGCACTTTTAACTCtattttcctccactttcttcTCCAACGCTTCGATCAATTTGTTCAAGCACTCCTCACCCGAATCCTCCTCGCCTTTCCCCCTCCTCGCAATCAAATTCTCCGCCACATCCGCCGGAGTAACATCAATCTCCTCCAACAACGCCTTGATCTTCGCAAACAGCTCGTGATCCTCAATCCCCAGATAATTCTCCGCCAGAATCCTAAACGCCTCGAACCCGCAAAACGGCATCTCCACATGCTTGTCCATTCTCCCCCTCCGGAGCAGCGCCGAGTCGATCGCCTCCACGTGGTTTGTCGTGAAAACCATCAGCCTCCCGCcatcgtttgccgagaaaagtCCGTCGATGCAATTCAACAGCCCGGATAACGTTACTCGTTCAAATATCTTCTCCGTTTTTTCGCCCCCCTGACTATTCGTCTCCCTTTGGTTAGTAATTTTGCTCGAACAATCGATGTCTTCGATCACGAGAATGGAATTGCAGGGGATCCTGTTCAAGAGGCGCTTTAGCGTGGCGTTGCTTAGAACCGCTGTTAACTCGAGGTCGTATACGTCGTAGCTGAGGAGATTCGCCATTGCTGCGATCATCGTGGATTTACCCGTGCCCGGAGGACCGTAAAGGAGATACCTGTTgcaaaatgaagaaaattaCTTCAATCGAAATGGTTGGACCAAGATTATCCAATGGTTCTAGGAATGGCAATGAAAATCAAACAGAGTTTTAGAAAAATTGAACAAGCGAAGTAGATGAAGGACACGAtgatggagaaaattttcaatgcaacGGTTACTTGTAACGCCTCTCTCACACATAGGGTGAGAAACACATATTCAACGGTTACTTATAACACTCCGAAGTATAAAAACttgcttaatttattttttctcacaaaatgtggaagaaaaattgattttctcgAGAAAATCAATAACAATTATCCTCTTCCCTCCACCTTTTCTCTTCTAATTTTGACAATTTTATTCCCACCAAATGAGGatatcttattttctctattattttcttgcaaaacttcCATTCTAATCAAATAGAcgtgagaaaaaaataatttttctttttcttttcgttcacttcactttctatctttttttactttccattttatttttctcgctaatcaaacggacccttaGTGATTACGATAGAAATTATAGGAAAGTTGGATCTTATTTTCCTTTGTTCCTTTTAAAGTAAAAggcaagaaaaggaaaacaataggAGATGAAGGAAAGTACAAAAACATATTCTACTAGTACTagtataattttaaatttttcctgTCAAAAGGTTATTCAAACTATGAAAAAGAACACTTTACTCTTTCctattcttttctcttttttgctaGTGTTAAAATATACCAGTAGGCGAATTgagagatgctgccaagcggggGCGAGctgccgttcatctcggcatgaacaatttgaatctaaTCCGAGCACATAAAAATTTAGACTGTCCATTGCTCAGATTAAAATccgtcgattgccgagatgaacggcatGATCGGCTGCTCGGCACcgctgcttggcagcatcctcGGGTAATTAAATTTGGAAACTTAAATTGCAACAATACCCTCTCTTCCATGGCTTTCCGATCCTCCTATAGTACTCTCTCCCGGTAGAAAACCTGATCAGATCGTCGATAATGtcttccttcttctccttctccagaGCCAGAGTCTCGAATTTGGCTGGATGATCGAAATCCATGATGTAATTCCAGTAGCATTCGCTCCCGCTCGAACTGTTGGAGTAGAGCTTCAACTGCCGATTCCTTGCCTTCACCGCCTTACCCTCCTCCATCACATGCCTCAGGTATTCCTCCACCACGATCTTTCGGTTCATTTTTCGAAAGGAAAGGGTATAgtacctgttttttttttaccaagtCAATTGTTAGTTTCATTGCTACTTATAGTATAAGGAGAAAACTTCTAAAGAAATAGAACCCTGCCATTGGTATCGACAAGAGGGTACTGACGGGCACCATGGGTCCACTCCGGATCCCGCACGGATAAGCCGATTGCTTCTTGTagttgaatggctcggatcatccgtgtgGGATCCGGAGTGGGTCCCGTGTGCCCATCGGTTTCCACCTCGTCGGTTCCTTTAGCTATATTTGTAATATGGACAAGAAACCATAATTGAACATTTTTCACAAGGATGGTTAAATATTCTAATTAGATCATACTCGATGTAAATAAATCGAGTGGTCCAATGGTAAGGAGGCCCCATTTCAAATAGGAAAATTCTAACATCAGTccgtttttgtattttttttcccctcaaatttcaatttcatttatgttattttttcttaCAAACTAGATaattaaaatgagaaaaaacttttttacagAGTGTGCTGTGAAAAAGTGTTGGCGGAGGTGAATCTTGTCTGTCCATTTCGGATTTGGACTATCCGGATATTAACAAAACTTTTTTTAGGAAAGAGTTaacattcggaccgtccaaagcCGAAACGGACGGGCGAAATCACGCGGCTCCGTGAACAATAAAATTAcggctcctccgtgaataagtcaaTCTCAATTAAAACAACATTTATATCTGTTTCAAACTCAGCTTAGTACCTGTTCTTCCTTGAGCCGCCGCGGAACACATCACCATTATTTTCCTCTTCCACCAGTTGCCACCGAACCACAACCCCATTAAACTCATCGTCAACCCCCTCGCCGACATCTACACACAGCACCGGAGTTGTAATATCTCTGACCGAATTAGCCTTCAGCCGCGGGGCTTGGGCCGAGCATCTGGAGCTAAGGTAGGTCTCCACGGCGGTGTAGGCCTCGTGGTTTTTCGGCCCGCCCGTCGAGTCCTCGGTGAACCTGATTTGTACGTTCGGGTCCAGTGACTTGAACAGCTTCCGCAGGAGCTGCTCGACGTACCCGCGGAAGTGGGTGAGCAGGAATTGCTGGAACATGGTTAGGACCACCATGGAGGCAGCGATGGCCATGCCCAGACCCATTTGGCTCATCCCTTGTTGCCCTAGAGACCCGGCCTGGTGGCCCATGAAGAATGGCAGAACGTTCGCCATTTTTGTTAGGAGTTTTGGAGTGAGAAAGTGGGAATTGAGATATGGAGTTGTGTGTCTGTGTGAGAGAGTGTGTGTTTGATTTCTTAGCTTTGAGGAAT
Proteins encoded in this window:
- the LOC131304362 gene encoding AAA-ATPase At3g28580-like; this encodes MANVLPFFMGHQAGSLGQQGMSQMGLGMAIAASMVVLTMFQQFLLTHFRGYVEQLLRKLFKSLDPNVQIRFTEDSTGGPKNHEAYTAVETYLSSRCSAQAPRLKANSVRDITTPVLCVDVGEGVDDEFNGVVVRWQLVEEENNGDVFRGGSRKNRYYTLSFRKMNRKIVVEEYLRHVMEEGKAVKARNRQLKLYSNSSSGSECYWNYIMDFDHPAKFETLALEKEKKEDIIDDLIRFSTGREYYRRIGKPWKRGYLLYGPPGTGKSTMIAAMANLLSYDVYDLELTAVLSNATLKRLLNRIPCNSILVIEDIDCSSKITNQRETNSQGGEKTEKIFERVTLSGLLNCIDGLFSANDGGRLMVFTTNHVEAIDSALLRRGRMDKHVEMPFCGFEAFRILAENYLGIEDHELFAKIKALLEEIDVTPADVAENLIARRGKGEEDSGEECLNKLIEALEKKVEENRVKSAEQPLL